From Ignavibacteriales bacterium:
TAGTCCTGAGCTCCTTCGCCAAAAACGCGCAACCCAGAAAGCGTGAGACCAACGTCCACTCCGAACGATGAAGACCCGTTTCCGTGAAAACCACCGAGACCCGGGAGTCGTACAGGTTTGTCGAATCTGGTCGCAAGTGCAGATACTCCCACCTGCAACCCCTCCAACATATCAACCCTCACTCGCGCTCCACACGCCATTTCCCGAACCCTGTTCCTCTCTTCAATTTCATGGTCTGTCCTGTGCAAACCGTCGACGTCGAACCGTGTGACCACCCCATCGCTGTCGCACCCCGCATCCAGTGGTTTGTTGGAGTAGAACGCTGAGACAACGGCCGGACGCAGTTCAACCTCCGCCGCCGCACCCCGAAAGGTCCATGCCTGGTCGGTCGAAAACGAAGGTCGGAAGCCAACACCGTTCCGGGCAATTCCGGCAGTCGCTTCGCTCCCCTTCGAGAATCCGGATGCTCTCCAGAACACAAGACCCTGGCCGGCCTCGAACACGAAATCCCCGAGCACAATCCGCGCAGAGATCTCGGGAATTGACGCACAGAGATGACCGCCGACAAAATCGAGGTAGTTCTTCTCCCCGGGATCTTTTTCCGTCACAAGCCCGAGGGTCAACGACGGAGACGCTCGAGCCAGGCCATTCATCTCGTCCTGATCGCTGGCTGACAATCCCTCGATGCGTGCCACGAATTTGGTGTAGAGCTTTTCCAACGAACCAGGGTACAAACCTTGTCCCGTTCCCGATTGTCCAATGCCATTCCGCGCCGCCCGCGTCCGCACGAGGAACCGATTTGCGATGGGTGCGCCCCTCCGCTTCACAGTGACAAAGGGTGCGACGGCCCTGAGTAGATCGGGTGCGATCCCTTGAATTTCGGCCAGTTCCTCTGTGTTCCGGAACGGCCTGCTGGTCCTGCGAGTCACAATTCTGCTGGCGATGATCGGTCCGAGACCGGGGATTTGTTCCAGTTCGGCCCCGCTTGCCAGATTCAGGTCGAGCGGAGTATCCTTCATCCCGTCGAGAACCTCGAGCATTGCAGACACGCTCCCCTCTTCCGAGCCGAACTCAAGGAGATGTTCGTATCCTGCCTGCAAAGGAGTGCGAAGTGTATCACCTTCTTCCATCCCGGTCAGGTATGGGGAAAGAAGAACCTCCAAAGTTATGATCATGGTTGACATTTTCATATGACCTCAGCGACCTGCTGTGCATGAGATTTCGACCTGATGAGTCCATCCCAATTGCGGATGGCTTAATCCTGCGTAAGAAAATTCAATACCCCCGAAGTGTACCCCGAGCCCGACTGAAATCTTTTCCGGATTGCTTGACATCCCGAATCGCATGGTGAGCGCATGAAGGAGCTCCTGTTCGTAGCCCACCTTGAGTTCAAATGGGAATCGAATGTCTTTCTCAAGTCCCACGGCCAGGAGCGAGGACTCCCCAAACGTGTAGCAGATACCGACGTCCTGTACCTGAGGGAGCGCTTCACCGCTGGCGCCGATCTTCGAACCGCTGACGTTTTTCCACTCAAACCCAATCCGCAATCCTTCGGCCACATCGACAAGTGCGCCGGCATCACACGAAGAGGCAGTGACGACCCCGTAGCGTTCGACAGAAATGCGGATCACATTGATTGCCCCTCCCACTGCAATTCCATCATCGACTGCCTTCCCAATCGCGAGCGTACACGTCGTCTCCCTGTAG
This genomic window contains:
- a CDS encoding helix-hairpin-helix domain-containing protein, with translation MKMSTMIITLEVLLSPYLTGMEEGDTLRTPLQAGYEHLLEFGSEEGSVSAMLEVLDGMKDTPLDLNLASGAELEQIPGLGPIIASRIVTRRTSRPFRNTEELAEIQGIAPDLLRAVAPFVTVKRRGAPIANRFLVRTRAARNGIGQSGTGQGLYPGSLEKLYTKFVARIEGLSASDQDEMNGLARASPSLTLGLVTEKDPGEKNYLDFVGGHLCASIPEISARIVLGDFVFEAGQGLVFWRASGFSKGSEATAGIARNGVGFRPSFSTDQAWTFRGAAAEVELRPAVVSAFYSNKPLDAGCDSDGVVTRFDVDGLHRTDHEIEERNRVREMACGARVRVDMLEGLQVGVSALATRFDKPVRLPGLGGFHGNGSSSFGVDVGLTLSGLRVFGEGAQD